In the Rhododendron vialii isolate Sample 1 chromosome 2a, ASM3025357v1 genome, CTATACAGAAGGTACTCTTGTTCAATACAGAATTCCGTTCAAGGCTGTGGACTTTCGGTAGAAACAGTTATGTCCCTGAACACCTGCAACCTGTTTCTCCGCAATAATGTAGTGCCATTTCCGGATATATCCTCCCTTTCATTTACCAGCATAGAGTTATCATTACCTTCAAAGTTCAAAGCCAATGGACATGACTTCTGCTGATGATCAAAGCACAAAGATCGTCGCGTAGTTCTGTTCATTGATGAAGCAGCAGTTTGGGGTTGAGTGTAATACCCATCTTTTAAATCCATAGATTCAATCTTTCGGCTCAGTTTCTCTATCTCATTGAGTGGAGTGACATTCGGACAACTAATGTTTGAATTCACATTCTCATCGCCAAATTCTAACAATTCTTGTTCATCTTCTTCAACAATATCTGCCCAACTCTTCTTACTCTTACATGTCGGATTCAAATCAATGGGGTCATGGCACTTACCATAATTTCCAGAGTTGTTTCTTATAAAACTTTTGGTCTCGTCTGTTTCTGTCGTTCTCACACTGTTTGCAGTACAAATATTGGTTTTCTGATCCCAATCCCCATTAGAGAAAACTTCCCCTTGTCTTGCCAAATTATTATGCCTATCATTTTCCCGACAGTTTCCGTCTAGGTCTCCTTTCACAATTGTCTTTCTCCAATTTCCATTAACACTTGGTGAACCAATTTCTGATTTTTGCAAAGCAGCTTTTGACCTTTCCTTAGCAAAAGCTGGCATTCGCCCATCAAAACATTGATGGCTCATTTGTTGCTCAAATGATAACTTACGGCTACAACCACTAACACCAAAGTCTCTCCAAAATGCCCTTTGCTGATCCCCATGACTAAATGACGATGAACATCTTGGTTGAGTAAATGGGACTTTTGGGATTCCACTACCAGGAACAGGAGAAGAATAATATGCTTTCTTGTTGAAGGAACCAGGTTCTATCTCACCATTACTAATGCATTTGTCATTCCTTTTGCTGCCAAAACTGACTTTTCTTTCATATGAGTTTTCACTATAAAATCCTTTCTTCCATGCATCGACAAACAGTGTCCGCGGAGAAGACTCTGAAAAGTTTCCATGTCCAAATGATGGGTTTTCTTGGTTATTTCCGACACCTGATTTTGATTCCAATTCAGTCAGCACTTGAGTAGCACGCTCATAGGATTTCAGGTACGAATCATCAGATTGTCCATCTATAGGTGAAGCTTGTGTGGTTTGAAGCAGCAATTTAGCTTCAATCATTCTGTCCATGTGCATCAAGCATATTGCCAGATTGCACTGCTTGTTCTTATCTGCCTCAAAAGACAGTGCTTTTCTGCATAAATGAATTATTTATGTGAGAAAAGTTCTTCTGTCATCAGGGACACGATACCATGATTATactagtttatttttaaaaggaGAACACCATTGTGACGTTCCCCTTCTCTGAAGCTTCATAAAGCCGTATCTAAAAGCCCAAAATTTAACCAAAAAACTCACTCAAGTTTGACTTTCAAGCTTTACCAACTACTTCAATTTCCATTACTGCAATAGTTTTTGTCTGCGATCAATTTTGATTGTGAACAATATTATTTTTAGCTCTTGAGATTTTCATAGCATGCCTTCTCTTTCCCTTGATAAGTGATGCATGAAGATCATACCTGTAAAGCTCTTCTGCTGATTTGAAGTTATTCTGCTGCAAGTATGCCCATGCCAAGTTCCCCAATAACCTGCAGTATTTGAACTCAAATGAATATGCTAGAAATACCAAATTAGGACTGGGATTCAAAACTAGAATGTCAGCAGCAATATGCACCTTGAATACTCTTGTTCAATTGTGATTTGAATCTTCTTCCCCTGAGACCTAGCAGATTTTGATCTCTTCCCACCAAAAGCCATGCCTTCTTCAATATTCTTCACCTTACGCTGAAGCATTTCTATCTGGTCTTCAATCCTATCAGATCTCTGCATCCACAGATAAATATTTGTTTCAATCACCAAAAAGATGATGAGATTATGAAATGTTCTTGAATAAGGTCAATCAGGAATActttattttcagtttcatATTATCAATCATTTCATAACCGTATGTACTTGATTAGGGCCtctcatttttgaattttgatgctTATTGCACTTCATCATCAAGAAGATTAAACCATCGAAGCAAATCTAGATTATAAGCTGTGCATTCTAAGGTTGGTTTGAACACTGTGAAGGTAACTTGATCTGTCAAGTTCACCCTCAATGTTCATTGTCTTGAACAAAACCATTTCAGAGGCAGGAACCTTCCCCACAAAAGATTGCAAGTGTTAGATATTCCAAATTATGATACTACGCACAATTTTAGATATCAACAAATGCTATGAATCGAAATCGGATTTCCAAACACTAGTAACCTTCTGACTGACATCCACAAGCACGTATACACAAACAAAAGTACACAGTTACATAATGAGAGCAGTAGGTATGTCTATGAACTTTGGTACAGGTGCAAAACTGAGAAAATATACGAAATGAAATATACGTTAATTATCGAAAGGAATGTATCGTACCTTGTAGAGCTCAACTAGTACGTTGTCAAGAGATTCCTGAGATTCAAGGGGGCACAAATGACGAAATGATTTAATTGCCTCAATCGCCTCATCAGATCGATCTAATTGTTTCATCACAACTGCCATGTCTTTCAGGGCACTGTCAACTCTATCACCAGAATTTATTGCCGCCCAGAACAGTGAAATTGCCTTGCTTGGATCCTTCTCTATCAGCTGTTAGAAGTTTAAAATCAAAACCATGCATAATAAGGCAATGATGAAATAGCTCGAGTACCTCCCAATCACAccaaatatatactaaaaacaAGGCACTACTTTTTAGACCAAAGAACTCAAGTACTAAATGGCTAATTGTGCGgtacaaaaaaaaggaactatCAGCAGTATTTGAACATTTCACCTGATTTCAAAGGAACTCAATGTGATGGTGATTGGGATAACAATGAAACAATCAACTACTTCCCAAACACATGAAACATCATACAAAAATAAGGCACTACTTTATTGGCCAGAGAACACTAAAATCTAAGCAGGTGATCTTTCAGcatgaaaataaaaacaacaatCAGCATTAACCTGATTTGAAAAGCACAAACAACAATGGTGATTGACATATAGTTACCAA is a window encoding:
- the LOC131312566 gene encoding protein POLLENLESS 3-like; the encoded protein is MLNNGNENFQARGFSTPPPQGKWRRCSPPVRQPLSEKKPQAAKTDLFHVIHKVPAGDSPYVRAKHVQLIEKDPSKAISLFWAAINSGDRVDSALKDMAVVMKQLDRSDEAIEAIKSFRHLCPLESQESLDNVLVELYKRSDRIEDQIEMLQRKVKNIEEGMAFGGKRSKSARSQGKKIQITIEQEYSRLLGNLAWAYLQQNNFKSAEELYRKALSFEADKNKQCNLAICLMHMDRMIEAKLLLQTTQASPIDGQSDDSYLKSYERATQVLTELESKSGVGNNQENPSFGHGNFSESSPRTLFVDAWKKGFYSENSYERKVSFGSKRNDKCISNGEIEPGSFNKKAYYSSPVPGSGIPKVPFTQPRCSSSFSHGDQQRAFWRDFGVSGCSRKLSFEQQMSHQCFDGRMPAFAKERSKAALQKSEIGSPSVNGNWRKTIVKGDLDGNCRENDRHNNLARQGEVFSNGDWDQKTNICTANSVRTTETDETKSFIRNNSGNYGKCHDPIDLNPTCKSKKSWADIVEEDEQELLEFGDENVNSNISCPNVTPLNEIEKLSRKIESMDLKDGYYTQPQTAASSMNRTTRRSLCFDHQQKSCPLALNFEGNDNSMLVNEREDISGNGTTLLRRNRLQVFRDITVSTESPQP